From one Streptomyces mobaraensis genomic stretch:
- a CDS encoding DUF1844 domain-containing protein produces MSDATPSPASSEAGPDFDSMTRDIADVPAVEVITTVAVHLMSSAAVNLGLAEEGDQHKDLDEARKLITALAGLVTASATEISNFHAGPLRDGLKSLQLAFREASVVPDEPGQGPGEKYTGPVFG; encoded by the coding sequence ATGAGCGACGCAACCCCCTCCCCCGCTTCGTCCGAGGCCGGCCCCGACTTCGACAGCATGACCCGCGACATCGCCGACGTCCCGGCGGTCGAGGTGATCACCACCGTGGCGGTGCACCTGATGTCCTCGGCGGCCGTCAACCTCGGCCTGGCCGAGGAGGGCGACCAGCACAAGGACCTGGACGAGGCCCGGAAGCTGATCACCGCCCTGGCCGGCCTGGTGACCGCCAGCGCCACGGAGATCAGCAACTTCCACGCGGGACCGCTGCGCGACGGCCTGAAGTCGCTCCAGCTGGCGTTCCGCGAGGCGTCGGTGGTGCCGGACGAGCCGGGGCAGGGGCCGGGCGAGAAGTACACGGGCCCGGTCTTCGGCTGA
- the infC gene encoding translation initiation factor IF-3 — protein sequence MWCYRGGSISAEPRINDRIRVPEVRLVGPSGEQVGIVPLAKALELAQEYDLDLVEVAANARPPVCKLMDYGKFKYESAMKAREARKNQAHTVIKEMKLRPKIDPHDYDTKKGHVVRFLKQGDKVKITIMFRGREQSRPELGFRLLQRLAEDVQDLGFVESNPKQDGRNMIMVLGPHKKKTEAMAEAREAQAARKAERQGGSGADAAEEPAEA from the coding sequence GTGTGGTGCTACCGAGGAGGATCCATCAGCGCCGAGCCCCGCATCAACGACCGGATTCGCGTTCCCGAGGTGCGACTTGTCGGTCCCAGCGGCGAGCAGGTCGGCATCGTGCCGCTTGCCAAGGCCCTGGAGCTTGCGCAGGAGTACGACCTCGACCTGGTCGAGGTGGCGGCCAACGCCCGCCCGCCGGTCTGCAAGCTCATGGACTACGGGAAGTTCAAGTACGAGTCGGCCATGAAGGCCCGTGAGGCGCGCAAGAACCAGGCGCACACGGTCATCAAGGAGATGAAGCTCCGGCCGAAGATCGACCCGCACGACTACGACACCAAAAAGGGTCACGTCGTACGGTTCCTCAAGCAGGGCGACAAGGTCAAGATCACGATCATGTTCCGTGGTCGCGAGCAGTCCCGGCCCGAGCTGGGCTTCCGGCTGCTGCAGCGGCTCGCGGAGGACGTCCAGGACCTGGGCTTCGTCGAGTCGAACCCCAAGCAGGACGGCCGGAACATGATCATGGTTCTCGGTCCGCACAAGAAGAAGACCGAGGCGATGGCCGAAGCCCGCGAGGCCCAGGCCGCCCGCAAGGCCGAGCGCCAGGGCGGTTCGGGTGCGGACGCCGCCGAGGAGCCCGCAGAGGCGTGA
- the rpmI gene encoding 50S ribosomal protein L35 — protein sequence MPKNKTHSGASKRFKVTGSGKVLRERAGKRHLLEHKSSRLTRRLTGNAEMAPGDAKKIKKLLGK from the coding sequence ATGCCGAAGAACAAGACGCACAGCGGTGCCAGCAAGCGCTTCAAGGTCACTGGCTCCGGCAAGGTCCTGCGCGAGCGTGCCGGCAAGCGCCACCTGCTCGAGCACAAGTCGTCCCGTCTGACGCGTCGCCTCACCGGCAACGCCGAGATGGCCCCGGGCGACGCCAAGAAGATCAAGAAGCTTCTCGGCAAGTGA
- the rplT gene encoding 50S ribosomal protein L20: MARVKRAVNAHKKRRAILEQASGYRGQRSRLYRKAKEQVTHSLVYNYNDRKKRKGDFRQLWIQRINAAARQNGMTYNRLIQGLKAANIEVDRKILAELAVNDMNAFAALVEVAQKALPADVNAPKAAA; encoded by the coding sequence GTGGCACGCGTCAAGCGCGCAGTCAACGCGCACAAGAAGCGCCGGGCGATCCTGGAGCAGGCCAGCGGCTACCGCGGTCAGCGCTCGCGCCTGTACCGCAAGGCCAAGGAGCAGGTCACCCACTCCCTGGTCTACAACTACAACGACCGGAAGAAGCGCAAGGGCGACTTCCGTCAGCTGTGGATCCAGCGCATCAACGCCGCCGCCCGCCAGAACGGCATGACCTACAACCGCCTCATCCAGGGCCTGAAGGCCGCCAACATCGAGGTGGACCGCAAGATCCTGGCCGAGCTCGCGGTCAACGACATGAACGCGTTCGCCGCGCTCGTCGAGGTCGCCCAGAAGGCGCTGCCGGCCGACGTCAACGCGCCGAAGGCTGCCGCCTGA
- a CDS encoding TrmH family RNA methyltransferase has product MAAPELTSLRSPRVVAARRLAKRSFRGKERRFLAEGPQSVREAVDHLVELYVTPDAAERHADIVASVRAAGVPVLTATDEVIAEMSETVTPQGLVGLCRFLDTPFEEILAARPRLVAVLAHVRDPGNAGTVLRCADAAGADAVVLTDASVDLYNPKSVRASVGSIFHLPVAVGVPVEDAVRGLRGAGVRILAADGAGDRDLDAELDGGTMGGPTAWVFGNEAWGLPEETRALADSVVRVPIHGKAESLNLATAAAVCLYASARAQRASGGCRSVTSS; this is encoded by the coding sequence ATGGCGGCCCCCGAGCTGACCTCCCTGCGATCGCCCCGCGTCGTCGCGGCCCGCCGCCTCGCCAAGCGCAGCTTCCGCGGCAAGGAGCGCCGCTTCCTCGCCGAGGGCCCGCAGTCCGTCCGCGAGGCCGTCGACCACCTCGTCGAGCTGTACGTGACCCCGGACGCCGCCGAGCGCCACGCCGACATCGTCGCCTCCGTGCGCGCCGCCGGAGTGCCGGTCCTCACCGCGACGGACGAAGTGATCGCGGAGATGTCCGAGACCGTGACCCCGCAGGGCCTCGTCGGGCTGTGCCGCTTCCTGGACACGCCCTTCGAGGAGATCCTCGCCGCCAGGCCGCGGCTGGTCGCCGTCCTCGCCCACGTCCGCGACCCCGGCAACGCCGGTACGGTCCTGCGCTGCGCGGACGCCGCCGGCGCCGACGCCGTGGTGCTCACCGACGCCTCCGTCGACCTGTACAACCCCAAGTCCGTCCGGGCCTCCGTGGGCAGCATCTTCCACCTGCCGGTCGCCGTGGGCGTCCCCGTCGAGGACGCCGTGCGCGGCCTGCGGGGCGCGGGCGTGCGGATCCTCGCCGCCGACGGCGCGGGCGACCGCGACCTCGACGCCGAGCTGGACGGGGGCACCATGGGCGGTCCCACCGCCTGGGTCTTCGGCAACGAGGCGTGGGGCCTGCCGGAGGAGACCCGCGCGCTGGCCGACTCCGTGGTGCGCGTTCCGATCCACGGCAAGGCCGAGAGTCTCAACCTCGCCACGGCCGCCGCCGTGTGCCTCTACGCCTCCGCCCGTGCGCAGCGCGCGTCCGGAGGGTGCCGCTCTGTTACCTCCAGCTAG
- a CDS encoding sensor histidine kinase, translating into MGGTAVIDDGVAGAGCVLHPDDLPDGLVVADAAGRVVAFNAAAARITALRPADALGRPLDRALPLEDLDGRRWWPLCDPYGGLATRTGQPERNLLLPGGREVLVSARYVRERPLGPLVRLVVQLRGTEARRRTERSHAELIATVAHELRSPLTSVKGFTATLLAKWERFTDDQKRLMLETVDADADRVTRLIAELLDISRIDSGRLEVRRQPVDMAAAVRRHVAAHTARGQHADRFVVRVVEPLPPLWADPDKIDQVLGNLLENAVRHGGGTVTIEVAPALTSARTEGTAVTVSDEGPGIPEDAMTRVFTRFWRGSKRGGTGLGLYIVKGIVEAHGGTITVGRSAHGGARFRFTLPVGAPAFLSQG; encoded by the coding sequence GTGGGCGGGACCGCCGTCATCGATGACGGCGTCGCCGGGGCCGGATGCGTGCTGCACCCGGACGACCTGCCGGACGGCCTCGTCGTCGCCGACGCCGCGGGCCGCGTCGTCGCGTTCAACGCCGCGGCGGCCCGGATCACCGCGCTGCGCCCGGCCGACGCGCTCGGCCGGCCGCTGGACCGCGCCCTGCCGCTGGAGGACCTGGACGGCCGCCGCTGGTGGCCGCTCTGCGACCCGTACGGCGGCCTCGCCACCCGCACCGGCCAGCCGGAGCGCAACCTGCTGCTGCCCGGCGGCCGCGAGGTGCTGGTCTCCGCCCGCTACGTGCGCGAGCGCCCGCTCGGCCCGCTGGTGCGGCTCGTCGTCCAGCTGCGCGGTACGGAGGCCCGGCGGCGCACCGAGCGCAGCCACGCGGAGCTGATCGCCACCGTCGCCCACGAGCTGCGCTCCCCGCTGACCTCCGTCAAGGGGTTCACGGCGACGCTGCTCGCCAAGTGGGAGCGGTTCACCGACGACCAGAAGCGGCTGATGCTGGAGACCGTGGACGCGGACGCCGATCGCGTCACCCGGCTGATCGCCGAGCTGCTGGACATCTCGCGGATCGACTCGGGGCGGCTGGAGGTGCGCCGCCAGCCCGTGGACATGGCCGCCGCCGTCCGCCGGCACGTCGCCGCGCACACCGCCCGCGGCCAGCACGCCGACCGCTTCGTGGTCCGGGTCGTCGAGCCGCTGCCGCCGCTCTGGGCCGACCCCGACAAGATCGACCAGGTGCTCGGCAACCTCTTGGAAAACGCGGTGCGCCACGGCGGCGGAACCGTCACCATAGAGGTGGCACCCGCCTTGACGAGCGCGCGTACGGAGGGAACGGCGGTCACCGTGAGCGATGAGGGACCCGGCATCCCCGAGGACGCCATGACGCGCGTCTTCACCCGCTTCTGGCGGGGCAGCAAGCGCGGCGGCACGGGCCTGGGCCTCTACATCGTCAAGGGCATCGTCGAGGCGCACGGCGGGACGATCACCGTCGGGCGCTCGGCCCACGGCGGCGCCCGGTTCCGATTTACCCTGCCCGTGGGCGCGCCCGCGTTCCTGTCCCAGGGCTGA
- the pheS gene encoding phenylalanine--tRNA ligase subunit alpha, translating to MSAPNKSYDPVEVEALKPEEIERMRDEALAAFAAAADLDALREAKTAHMGDRSPLALANREIGALPPQAKAEAGKRVGMARGAVNKALAARQAELEAERDARVLVEEAVDVTLPYDRVPAGARHPLTTFMERVEDIFVSMGYEVAEGPEVEAEWFNFDALNFTPDHPARAMQDTFFVAGPKNAETGVVLRTHTSPVQVRSMLDRQPPLYVVCPGRVYRTDELDATHTPVFHQIELLAIDEGLTMTDLKGTIEHMARALFGEGLETRLRPAYFPFTEPSAELDMQCYVCRGASVGNPERPCRTCSSEGWIELGGCGMVNPRVLVAAGIDPEKYSGFAFGFGIERMLMFRHNVEDMRDMVEGDVRFTRPFGMEI from the coding sequence ATGTCGGCACCCAATAAGTCGTACGACCCTGTCGAGGTCGAGGCACTGAAACCGGAAGAGATCGAGCGCATGCGGGACGAGGCGCTCGCCGCCTTCGCCGCCGCCGCCGACCTCGACGCCCTGCGGGAGGCGAAGACCGCCCACATGGGCGACCGCTCGCCGCTCGCCCTCGCCAACCGCGAGATCGGCGCCCTGCCGCCGCAGGCCAAGGCCGAGGCGGGCAAGCGCGTCGGCATGGCCCGCGGTGCCGTGAACAAGGCCCTGGCCGCCCGCCAGGCCGAGCTGGAGGCGGAGCGCGACGCCCGTGTGCTGGTCGAGGAGGCGGTGGACGTCACGCTGCCGTACGACCGCGTGCCGGCCGGTGCCCGCCACCCGCTGACCACGTTCATGGAGCGCGTCGAGGACATCTTCGTGTCCATGGGCTACGAGGTGGCCGAGGGCCCCGAGGTCGAGGCGGAGTGGTTCAACTTCGACGCGCTCAACTTCACGCCGGACCACCCGGCCCGCGCCATGCAGGACACCTTCTTCGTGGCCGGTCCCAAGAACGCCGAGACCGGCGTCGTGCTGCGCACCCACACCTCCCCGGTGCAGGTCCGCTCGATGCTCGACCGCCAGCCCCCGCTGTACGTCGTCTGCCCCGGCCGCGTGTACCGCACGGACGAGCTGGACGCCACGCACACCCCGGTGTTCCACCAGATCGAGCTCCTCGCCATCGACGAGGGCCTCACCATGACGGACCTCAAGGGCACCATCGAGCACATGGCCCGGGCGCTGTTCGGCGAGGGGCTGGAGACGCGGCTGCGGCCGGCGTACTTCCCGTTCACCGAGCCGTCCGCCGAGCTGGACATGCAGTGCTACGTCTGCCGCGGCGCGTCGGTGGGCAACCCCGAGCGCCCCTGCCGCACCTGCTCCAGCGAGGGCTGGATCGAGCTGGGCGGCTGCGGCATGGTCAACCCCCGGGTGCTCGTCGCCGCGGGCATCGACCCGGAGAAGTACAGCGGATTCGCCTTCGGGTTCGGCATCGAGCGGATGCTGATGTTCCGCCACAACGTCGAGGACATGCGAGACATGGTCGAGGGTGACGTGCGCTTCACCCGGCCGTTCGGGATGGAGATCTGA